In Hamadaea flava, a genomic segment contains:
- a CDS encoding cellulose binding domain-containing protein — translation MNVPGPVRWWTPRQPGWLRNTVIAVIVGLAAGFGVLAVVAPLSPDPDAVAGGTPPASPSPSSYSLSFPMVSLSPSALRTPSRSRSASPSAESDTAGVAARYGVKESWSGGYSAEIVITAIRATADWTIVLTMPDGVNVSTAWEADYRQNGRTVTLSPKSWNRTLAAGTQIVAGFQARGSQQPLSCAINATPCA, via the coding sequence GTGAATGTCCCGGGTCCGGTTCGCTGGTGGACGCCGCGGCAGCCCGGTTGGCTGCGCAACACCGTGATCGCCGTGATCGTAGGCCTGGCCGCCGGGTTCGGCGTACTGGCGGTGGTCGCGCCCCTGTCGCCCGACCCCGACGCCGTCGCGGGCGGCACTCCGCCGGCGTCGCCGTCGCCCTCCTCCTATTCGCTGTCCTTCCCGATGGTCTCCCTATCGCCTTCGGCGCTGCGTACGCCGTCGCGCTCGCGGTCGGCGTCCCCGTCCGCCGAATCGGACACGGCCGGCGTCGCCGCCCGGTACGGGGTGAAGGAGAGCTGGTCGGGTGGATACTCCGCGGAGATCGTGATCACCGCGATCCGGGCGACGGCGGACTGGACCATCGTGCTCACGATGCCCGACGGCGTGAACGTCTCGACCGCCTGGGAAGCCGACTACCGGCAGAACGGGCGTACGGTCACCCTCTCCCCGAAGAGCTGGAACCGCACCCTCGCCGCCGGTACGCAGATCGTCGCCGGCTTCCAGGCCCGCGGCAGCCAACAGCCGTTGAGCTGCGCAATCAACGCCACACCGTGTGCGTGA
- a CDS encoding GlxA family transcriptional regulator → MTDRHHVVILALDGVVPFDLGTATQIFLAARDSAGNRLYQVTVCTPDGGAVRTELGFAIVPDHGPEVIPTADTLVVAGVHGTAALSAGVNDAAVTAALAARRPGARLMSICTGAFVLAAAGLLDGRPATTHWFWADTFRELFPSVALRPDVLFVDDGDILTSAGVGAGIDLCLHAVRQDFGSDVANRTARRCVVPPWRDGGQSQFIERPVPSPTDTSTATTRAWAMASLHEPLDLRTLARHAKMSVRTFTRRFREETGVSPAEWLARQRVEHARKLLETTDLPIDAVARQAGFGTAVSLRQRLHATIGVAPSAYRRTFRI, encoded by the coding sequence ATGACCGATCGGCATCACGTCGTCATCCTGGCCCTCGACGGGGTCGTCCCGTTCGACCTCGGCACGGCGACGCAGATCTTCCTGGCCGCCCGGGACTCCGCTGGAAACCGGCTCTACCAGGTCACGGTGTGTACGCCCGACGGCGGCGCTGTGCGTACCGAATTAGGCTTCGCGATCGTCCCCGACCACGGGCCGGAAGTGATCCCGACGGCCGACACCTTGGTGGTGGCGGGGGTGCACGGAACCGCAGCGTTGTCAGCGGGCGTGAACGACGCGGCCGTGACCGCCGCGCTCGCCGCACGTCGCCCGGGAGCGCGCCTGATGTCGATCTGCACCGGAGCGTTCGTGCTGGCCGCCGCCGGTCTGCTGGACGGCCGCCCGGCGACCACCCACTGGTTCTGGGCGGACACGTTCCGCGAGTTGTTCCCGAGCGTCGCGCTGCGCCCGGACGTGCTGTTCGTCGACGACGGCGACATCCTGACCTCGGCGGGCGTGGGCGCGGGCATCGACCTCTGCCTGCACGCGGTACGCCAGGACTTCGGCAGCGACGTCGCCAACCGCACCGCCCGGCGCTGTGTGGTCCCGCCGTGGCGCGACGGCGGCCAGTCGCAGTTCATCGAGCGGCCGGTGCCGTCGCCGACCGACACGAGCACCGCGACCACGCGGGCGTGGGCGATGGCGAGCCTGCACGAGCCGCTGGACCTGCGGACGCTGGCCCGCCACGCGAAGATGAGCGTACGCACGTTCACCCGCCGATTCCGGGAGGAGACCGGGGTCAGCCCGGCCGAATGGCTTGCCCGCCAACGGGTCGAGCACGCGCGCAAGCTCTTGGAGACGACCGATCTGCCGATCGACGCGGTCGCCCGGCAGGCCGGCTTCGGCACCGCGGTCTCCCTCCGGCAGCGGCTGCACGCGACCATCGGCGTCGCACCGAGTGCCTATCGGCGGACCTTCCGCATATAG
- a CDS encoding MFS transporter has product MALGPLLSCRRTPDHGHVTTSTRFHRAWSVAAIAFVAIIGAAGFRATPGVMITPLQEEFGWGRGLISAAVSVNLLLFGLTAPFAAALMERFGIRRVVSVALAVVSLGSGLTVFMTASWQLVLCWGVLVGVGTGSMALAFVATITGRWFVKHRGIVTGVLTAAGATGQLIFLPLLANLTATHGWRTAALTVAGTALAVVPLVVWLLRDHPADVGTTAYGADPAEPVAAPAKTANAAARALGSLRTAGKSGAFWALVVGFAICGASTNGLIGTHFIPAAHDHGMPETTAAGLLALIGIFDIAGTVASGWLTDRVDPRLLLAAYYALRGFSLLLLSHLLDAQAHPPMLFFIVFYGLDWVATVPPTIALCRTHFGADGPIVFGWVFASHQIGAAVAATGAGVVRDALGSYSLAWYAAGALCFIAAAVSARIGVRRLAPAPV; this is encoded by the coding sequence GTGGCTCTCGGGCCACTCCTCTCGTGTCGGCGTACGCCGGATCATGGTCACGTGACGACTTCGACCCGCTTCCACCGCGCCTGGTCCGTGGCCGCGATCGCGTTCGTGGCGATCATCGGCGCGGCCGGCTTCCGCGCCACCCCCGGCGTGATGATCACTCCGTTGCAGGAGGAGTTCGGCTGGGGCCGGGGCTTGATCTCGGCCGCCGTCTCGGTGAACCTCCTGCTGTTCGGGCTCACGGCGCCGTTCGCGGCAGCCCTCATGGAGCGGTTCGGCATCCGGCGCGTCGTCTCGGTCGCCCTGGCCGTTGTCAGCCTCGGCAGCGGACTGACCGTGTTCATGACCGCCAGCTGGCAGCTCGTCCTCTGCTGGGGCGTGCTGGTCGGGGTCGGCACCGGCTCGATGGCGCTGGCCTTCGTCGCGACGATCACCGGCCGCTGGTTCGTCAAGCATCGCGGCATCGTGACCGGGGTGCTCACCGCCGCCGGGGCGACCGGCCAGCTGATCTTCCTGCCGCTGCTGGCGAACCTCACGGCGACGCACGGTTGGCGGACCGCCGCGCTGACCGTCGCCGGGACCGCGCTCGCCGTCGTGCCGCTCGTGGTCTGGCTGCTGCGCGACCACCCGGCCGACGTCGGCACCACGGCGTACGGGGCCGATCCGGCGGAGCCGGTCGCCGCTCCCGCGAAGACGGCGAACGCCGCCGCCCGCGCGCTCGGCAGTCTGCGTACGGCAGGCAAGTCGGGCGCGTTCTGGGCGCTCGTGGTGGGCTTCGCCATCTGCGGTGCGAGCACCAACGGCCTCATCGGTACGCATTTCATCCCGGCGGCGCACGACCACGGGATGCCTGAGACGACCGCCGCCGGGCTGCTGGCCCTGATCGGGATCTTCGACATCGCCGGGACCGTCGCCTCTGGCTGGCTCACCGACCGGGTGGATCCCCGACTGCTGCTGGCGGCGTACTACGCGTTGCGCGGCTTCTCGTTGCTGCTGCTGTCGCACCTGCTGGACGCGCAGGCGCATCCGCCGATGCTGTTCTTCATCGTGTTCTACGGCCTCGACTGGGTGGCCACGGTCCCGCCGACGATCGCGTTGTGCCGTACGCACTTCGGCGCGGACGGCCCGATCGTCTTCGGCTGGGTCTTCGCCTCGCATCAGATTGGCGCCGCTGTCGCGGCGACCGGTGCCGGCGTGGTGCGGGACGCACTGGGTTCCTATTCGCTGGCCTGGTACGCCGCCGGTGCCCTGTGCTTCATCGCGGCGGCGGTCTCGGCCCGCATCGGCGTACGCCGTCTCGCCCCGGCGCCCGTCTGA
- a CDS encoding MerR family transcriptional regulator, producing MKVGELVERSGVPLPTIKYYLREGLLPAGTPTGRNQADYGPEHLRRLRLIRALIDVGGLGITAVKEVLRSVDDPRQFGHEVRGTAHYLLTRPTRADRSAPEWEQARAEVLDLIRRRGWHVYPDRPEVDQVADAVHAIRALGQDDLLTLLDRYAESAEQLAEAEVGVVMQRPDRAGTVEAVITGTVLGEAILVALRRIAQEHASSKYQ from the coding sequence GTGAAGGTCGGCGAACTGGTGGAGCGCAGTGGCGTACCGCTGCCCACGATCAAGTACTACCTCCGTGAGGGACTGCTTCCGGCGGGTACGCCGACCGGGCGCAATCAGGCCGACTACGGGCCGGAGCACCTGCGCCGCCTGCGGCTGATCCGGGCGCTGATCGACGTCGGCGGGCTCGGCATCACGGCGGTGAAAGAGGTGCTGCGCTCGGTCGACGACCCACGCCAGTTCGGCCACGAAGTCCGCGGCACGGCCCACTATCTGCTCACCCGACCGACCCGGGCGGACCGCTCCGCCCCGGAATGGGAGCAGGCCCGAGCCGAGGTGCTCGATCTGATCCGCCGCCGCGGCTGGCACGTCTATCCCGATCGGCCGGAGGTGGATCAGGTCGCCGACGCCGTGCACGCCATCCGCGCGCTGGGCCAGGACGACCTGCTCACCCTCCTCGACAGGTACGCCGAGTCCGCGGAACAGCTCGCCGAGGCGGAGGTAGGCGTCGTGATGCAACGCCCGGACCGCGCCGGCACCGTCGAAGCGGTGATCACCGGCACGGTCCTGGGCGAGGCGATCCTGGTCGCGCTGCGGCGCATCGCCCAGGAGCATGCCTCCTCGAAGTACCAGTAG